gtactgggattaaaggcgtgcacaaccactGCCCAGCGAGAATATTATTTTCTAAGCCCTTGTTTTGGAGCTACCTTCAAAGGATTTATTCAAAGTATGGAATGTGGAGAAACGTGGCCAagcttttgctgtttgctggtatTTTCTTGTCTCCTGCTGTGTCTCTGAGTTTAGCACTATACTCACCAATTGTGTGTTTATGATGATGAGTCTTGCTTTCCCTTCTAGAGCTAAAGTTGCAGACAAGATCCAGCTGATCAATAATATGTTGGACAAAGTCAATGAGATGATCATTGGTGGTGGAATGGCTTTTACCTTCCTTAAGGTGCTCAACAACATGGAGGTAGGAAACCAGTGACAAGTGGCTGGGAAATGGCTCTGTAGTGATAGCAGTTTATGGGAATTTAATGTGAGTCCTAAAACCGTTTTCATCTCATCTGAAGTTGCTTGTCTTTGGTTCCTGTATTACTATATAGTTAGGCTCCAGTCTGTTTTGGGTCAGTATGTTCTTAGTTCAGAGGCTGAACTTCATCTCCTTGACTCTCTTGTGTAGATCGGAACTTCTCTGTATGATGAAGAAGGAGCCAAGATTGTCAAAGATCTCATGGCTAAAGCTGAGAAAAACGGTGTGAAGATTACCTTGCCCGTTGACTTTGTCACTGCTGACAAATTTGATGAGAATGCCAAGACTGGCCAAGCTACTGTGGCCTCTGGTATACCTGCTGGCTGGATGGTGAGTCAGTCGTGTTTGGTTATGTAAGTGCTCAGAAACTTGGGAGCAGTCATTCATTTAGCAGATACTTTTTGTGGCACTGGAGATCCAGCTGAGTGTTTCACAGGTGTTAAGAAGTGTTCTGATACTGAGCTGTGCCCCTTCCTCTCAACAAATTATATTAATAATCTCCATGGAACTCAGTATGGGAAATGTTGCAATGGGCACTTGAGGGCAATTCCATCAGTATAAATGGTGCTATCAGATTGCTGCTGTTTTATCAATAATAGAGCAAACATACTTTTtgcatatttttcagtatttatttagCAGCACTATAATGCTGGAGGTAATATTCTACCCCTTCCTGATTTGAACTGTTCTGGATtacatggctgtgagccattTAAAGCAAACTATCATGTTGGCAAGGCGGCTCCGTGGGTAAAAGTGGTTTGCTACACAAGCCGAATGGACCTGAGCTATATTTCTGAATCCTAAACTGAAGAGGAGAACAGATTTCCAAAAGTTGCTTTCTGACTTctacatggcatgtgtgtgtgtgttccccacAATCCAATGCCCTGTGTGACCTCTGGGCCCCATATACATgtagatatacacatacatgaagatAAGCATAAATCATgtagatatacacatacatgaagatAAGTATAAATCATACAGACTAGGCAAGATGGCActcactcacctttaatccttcTGTTCTGGAGGGAGTGAGTACTAGGCATCTGAGTTTGAGGtgggcctggtctacataacaaattccaggccagagttcgagaccagcctggtctacaagagctagttccaggacaggctccaaaaccacagagaaaccctgtcttgaaaaacaaaaacaaaaacaaaaacaaaaaacaaattccaggccagtcaagtgtatatagtgagatcctatctaaaaacaaacaaacccagtacaaaaataaagttttgagCCCTATTTTAGAACCTACTAACTAAATCAGAAACCCTAGGAGTGGGATTCAACACATTGTTTTTGAGCAAGGCTTCCTGGAGATTATGATACATTGAAGGATTGAACGTGATTTATCTGATTCATTGTTTCTCAGTCTCTATTGACATCTCAAATAGTCTTAGCTGTGGCAAGGCCGTTGTTACATTGTGACACATGTAAAGAATCACTAGCTACAAGGCATCAGTTGTGCTGGCTCCATGTTGTGACAACCAATAATGTCTCCAGACATTGGCACATACTTGTTTGACAGGCAGAATCGatataggttgagaaccacctaTCTTGGCTGCCATTGAGCAACATGAGGTTTCCCCTTCTTTGATCCTAAAGTAGAATGGTTCTGTCAAAGGGTACATTTTGATTCTAGTAgaaactctggatgtttgctcaGCCTTACATTATGGTTTTGGTGGAGGTGATATGGTCCTAGTAAGTTTTCTTAATGGTTCATCCTCTTGATTCTACTATCCAGGGCCTGGACTGTGGTCCTGAGAGCAGCAAGAAATATGCTGAGGCTGTGGCTCGAGCTAAGCAGATTGTTTGGAATGGACCTGTTGGGGTCTTTGAATGGGAAGCTTTTGCCAGGGGAACCAAGTCCCTCATGGATGAGGTGGTAAAAGCCACTTCTAGGGGTTGCATCACTATCATAGGTAAGGGGTCCTGTGCTAATCTCACACTAATGCAACAGTGGGAGAGCTCTAtgcaggggaggcagagggggaatgtgcttaatattttctaaatctctGATAGTTGATAGTCATTCTTAGGGAGTCTTCTTGAGATGCAGTGGGGTGTTCATTAGCTAGCAACCTTTTGGGTTGAACCTTTACAGTTCCAATGCCAAAACACTTTTTTCTGGTCTTCATTCAACAGGCGGTGGAGACACTGCCACTTGCTGTGCCAAATGGAATACAGAGGATAAAGTCAGCCATGTGAGCACTGGGGGTGGTGCCAGTCTAGAGCTCCTGGAAGGTGAGGTTattctctgttttggtttatttgaagGCAGGGTGGGGAACAGTAGCAATCATATTAGATAGCACAAGCAAAGCACCTGCAATCCACTTGGTGGGAGGCATAGGTAGGAACACATTTTAATTCACCTGGGACCAAGAAAGAATGCAGGAGTGCTTGAACTCCTCCCCTATTTTATCAGTAAGAAAAATAGGGCAGCTGTAGCTTAGTGGGTCTTAAAGTAATGCTGTCTGTGTATGTGCTCTCTCAAAAACAGGTAAAGTCCTTCCTGGGGTGGATGCTCTCAGCAATGTTTAGTATTTTCCTGCCTTTTGGTTCCTGTGCACAACCCCTAAGTCAACTTAGTGTGTTTTCCGCATCTCCATTTGGTGTTAGTGCAAGATTCAGCTAGTGACCGAGATGCAGCACCAGGAACCCTTAAACAGTTGCACAGCATCTCAGCTCGTCCTTCCTTCATCGGGATTTGTCTACATTCTTCAAGATCCCATTTAAATTCCATAGTGACTAAAGCCATTGTGCATTCTAGAGTGCATCTATTTATATTCTGCCTGTAAAAGAAAGTCAGCTATACAAGCTTAGTCCTCTTTGAGTAGCCTCTGGTTGGCTTTGTCACTGTTCATGACTCAGCATGGAAATAAGATGAAATTCCAGCTGTAGATCTGGAGAAGTTGATGATCTATTAATAAAGATGTCCACCGAAACTGGAGTTTTCCTGTCATATTTtgttaggaagggtgagaataGAATCTTCATATGGGATCAAGTATCTATCTACATTTTGAATGGAAGGATTGGCTGTAGTAGGGGGGAGGTGGGACTAGACAGATGCCTATTACTTAGTGAAAGCTATAGATGTTTCACAACTGGatataaacaaaaccaaccaaaacaagcCTCACCTCATTACTCCCATTCTTGATTCACATTGCCTAGTGTGACCATTGCTTTTCTTGATTCCCATTTCATGGTTCTAAGTACTGAGGTTTTCAAACATGCCTATTAATTTCATactttgaagaatgaaatcaACAGCCTCTGTTCCACATATACTTCATTCGCAGTATTGTTTTGCCATTGCTATAAATTAGATCAGAAATTTACATTATGAAGGGTCTGAGCATGGTGTTTGCTTATTACTCCTTCACATGGGTAGTGAAGACAGGAggacagaagttcaagatcatccttggctatgtagtgagttagagaccagtctTGATCCTGTCTTAAGCCTGAAGGTTTACACTATGATTATAAgtgttgtatatgtatgtactatgctatatttttgccatttttaaaataatatatcatGTATGTAATGTTATGcctacgtgtatgcctgcaggcctgaagagggcatcagctctcatgagtggttgtgagccaccatgtgaatgctgggaattgaacacaggacctttggaagagaggaaCCTGTGCTATCTCTtcagccatgttttttttttcccctgctggGCATGATACACAAGTCTTTGATCCTAGCACATAGGGAGTgatacaaagtgagaccctatctcaaaacaaaaacaattttctcattttttccacTACTTCATTCCAACATACACTAAAAGTATGAACATGAAGTATATGGAAACACATGAGATAggttttttaagttttgaaatttgGAATCCTTGGTGCCTCTGTTCCAGTTTTCCTGGCTACCCTAGGTTTATTGTAGCCATACAGGGCTTTCCCGTATCCCTCTAGGGGTTCTTTCTACCTTTGAAACCTTGTTTCCCCTTctatttctcagtttctttttggATAGTtaattgtgtttctttttgaCAGCCCTCACTGACCTGAAATTCAGCTaactcaggctgcccttgaacttccaGTGATCTCTGCCTTTACCCCCTCCACCCCAGTAGTACTAATGGCAggagtgcatcaccatgcctggctgatttACTTTTTATGCAAATCTGGATTTAGTAATTTCCTGAGAAAGACTGCCAAGGAGGAAGTTCTGAGACTTGGTTTGAAATTAGCTGTTCAGCTCTTAAACCTGATTACTAATTTGGCCATGCTTTTATAAACTCTTTGTATCTACGGGGAACTGTATCTCAGACACCAAAATCTGCTGATGCTCATTCTTTCTATAGAATGTATTTCCCTAAAATCTGTGAATAATCTCATGCTTTAAGTCATCTATATTATTTAAAGTTCCTAACATTAGATCTCTTAAATACCAAAAAATTTACAAAGTCTGTTTAATACAGATACTTGTGTTTATCTTGGTTATGTAGACATAGTTAAGAGTCTGAATATCAGTTTATCAGAGTTGAAGGCATTGTTTCATTGTCACTGTCAAATCTATTTTGGCAGTTGCTTAAGCAGAAATTGTGAAAACTCCagttattttcttaattcttttgcATTCTAGTTTATATGCTTCTCCATATTTGTAGTTAATTGTACATTGTACCATTTTTCGGTACAGTATCAGACCTTGGTTTGAGCAGCAGGAATTTTGCAGATGAAGCTCAGATGCTGTAAGTGAATGTTACTGTTGGGCTAGAGGTTTACCTGAGTGCTGATCCCCCTTGTCTCCCCCCCACCCACAATCTTTCAATACTTAGTTCAAGTGCTGAGAGAAGCTGAAAGAACTGTAAataggcctggcagtggtggcgcacgcctttaatcccagcacctgggatgcagaggcaggcggagttcaaggccagcctggtctgtaagagctagttccaggacaggctccaaagatacagaaaaaacaacaacaaaaacaaaaaacaaaacaaaaaaacaccctgTAAATAGATATCCATGCATTTAGTACTAATTGACAGCATCATCTATCAGTTTTTTATTGTGtcttttaagtattttatgaGATTATATTTCTAGGGTTTTCTATTTACAAAATTCCTTCAATTTTTTgactatttttaatgtgtatgggtctTTTGCATACACGTACATctgtccacatgtgtgcagtgcctgtggaggccagaagagattgTTGGAGTTACTAATGGTAGTgagctgtcaggagccattttcccaaagattatagcagggaccattgtcctggggatgtttgcggagagccccacaccccaactgtattgagaactgtttgttggcggaGCCCACCcaacacccaactatcttgagagctatctgttaggagaacctgccccacattccaactatctagagaattgtttgtggttggaatcacaaaaggaactattccacttgcatagagaacactaggtgtgtcgacttgtgaccattgctgccccggcaagatcccttcctgcccttgccatgcccctgcccccatcccaagccaaattcctcattcaagggctatataagccacaaccatttcccTAATAAAGTGAGACCTTGACAAATTGAGAACAGAACCTTGTTTGGCTCCTGCTTGGTCCCCATTTCTCCCTCCCGCCCAGGTCtctttcagatagcgcctctttcgaaccctggaataactgacccgctaGGTGGGTTACAGTGAGATGCTATGTAGGTCTTGGGAATCTAACCAGAGTACTAGAAAAGCAGCCCAGTgcctcttaactcctgagccatctctccagccccctatttagATGTTTAATACAGAGACTAAGTAGAAAAAATAAGTTTAACAGAAAAGGTAGCATGGCAAATAATTCAGTACAACTATGTACTTAGGACACAGTGGAGGGAGTAGAAGATAGGATTTTTACCCTGAAGGAATTTAAAACCTGATCAAATAAGATACCCAGGATCGAACTGTTCCTGTACATGTAAATTAGAATAGTGTAACTTGATAAATGTTGAAAGGCATagattttaaatagtaaaatcaCATTCAATCCCCTAATATGCCCACAGAATCCCCATACTATAAATGAGGAACTCAAATtttcgggattttttttttttgggtacagtgaagttTTTTCCAACCTGTCTACTGGCTTTCCTCCCCAGAAGCACCCATCAGTTATAGTTCAGTACAGGGATCTCTCTATATACACATTCCCATCATACAGAGCATCTTCAGTTTGTAAGATTTTAAACCcatatttgattttcatttttttttactatgaatCAAATGCCAATTCCCAGCAAAAGCAAGCTGTCCCCTGATAATCTGAATTGCTCTACTGTTGCCTTATTTACTTACCTCAAATCCCTTCAGTCAAAAATAAAAGGTCACTGgtaaagttaaatttttattaataatcttGCAACAAATACATTAATAATTACTTATAGATTTTACAATCTTGaactttctctcacacacaccagcTAAACCCTCACAACATCCCTGTGAGGTAGGCAGGGTAGGGTAGTATTTCCCATTACTAGTGAACAAGGCTCAGAGGTAAAGTAAGGTCACGTTGTTGGTAATGAAACTAGTACTGGAAGCCAGGCCGCCGAGTATTCTGCCTCCCTGAGAACATTCAAGTAGTGATGTGAGTGCTGTAGAATGCACATTTCTCTTGTGATACTGATCAGATCAACCTTCCGTAACATTCCTAAACATACAAACCGGGACGAGTGACTGTACTATTCTTGTGTCAAACACCATCCTGTGCCAATACTTAGTAAGTTTGATGACCCATGgctataaaatttaataatttggAGGTTTTGGGAACTTCGCTTACATTTTTCCAGTATTGGCTAAATAGAACTTAAATCCCACCAAATCaaacaatggtttttttttttttttttggtttttcgagacagggtttctctgtggctttggagcctgtcctggaactagctcttgtagaccaggctggtctcgaactcacagagatccgcctacctctgcctcccaagtgctgggattaaaggcgtgcgccaccaccgcccggctaaacaaTGGTTTTTTATACTCAAAAAAGCTTTGCAGTCTTCCCCAGTTTGTCTTGTAGGtatgtataaaaacaaaatagaaagtgtTTAGAAACACATGGTTGGGAAATTTCTGTAGGTCATGTGACACTAATCTGTTTTCCCTGTTGGCCTTAGGAGGAAGGAGAATGATTAGACTCTTTACTTTCAGGCTTGATCTTACGTGTGACGTTCTCAGCAGCAAGATGATCTTAATGAAACCAATTAGACAGGTTCAATCAGTAGTGATCATAGCATATATGCAGGTGGAAGAATaaggaaacaacaaaaatactagATTTCAGTGGTTTTTATCTAGGTCCAGTGTAAATTACTTACTAAGGCAGCTTTTACAATATGTCTgctaaaaaaattataaacatgaaAGATGGTGGTGAGGCTGTCAACTTGGAATGCAACTGAATGTAACTGATATCAGAGAGTAAAGCCTAGCAGGCATGACAGGTAAGGGCCGAGACCTCCCTGTGCTGTTATGGAGTGAACAAGCAAATGCAGACACCCAGGTTCAAGTGAACTACAAAATGTAAGGTGCTTTACAAATTCCAGTTACAGTCTTAAATTTAAGTGCAATGGCAAGTGACATAAGGCGATGAGAGGTGGGAACAGAAACTAAATGGCATCTAGATAGGTAGCTGAGGTGGGGACTAGAAAAGACCAAACCCAAATACATTCAAAATGGATTTAGGACCCTTCTAAATCCACTGTTTCAAAAAAGTTTACTAGATTGAGAGATTTGGCCACAAAGGTGACAATGTGAATAGTTGACCTAACAAGAAAGTCATGCTTAAATGTAAATGAGACTAGGAACTGGAATCCAAGTGCTGCTGTCAGTCATGGCACAAAACTGCTTCTAAAAATAGAATTGCCATAGTGAGACTaaagctgtctagaaacaagGACTTGTATATCTAAAGCATACTGAGAAAACATTTGAACGCAATGAAACTTATCATGTGTAGCTAATGTGAAAAATACTGCTACTACATTTCTAAGATAAAACTTGAGACCTAGGCTGTTCAGTCCACCATGTGGGCCTAAACGCACTAAAATTTTAATGTCTGTAGAACAGACTTTATTCTTTACATAGTGTCACTGTCATCGTCATCGTCATGCTTCCTCTTCAGTGGCTTTGAGTCACTGGCTGTGTTCTGTGAGGAAACCATGTTGGTAGTAATGAGAATATTTTTGGACCCAATCATTGAAGGATTAATCAGAACATTTTGGACTGTAGTCGTTGCAGGAGCTATAAATAGAAGAAAACCCCATAGATGTCAGTTACCCACGATACAAAAATAGACAGCAAACCAGAATGTAATTTTTATACAAGTTCATTAGCACAGCATACAACTACATCATAGAGATACCTGGAATTACTAAGAGTAGGATTCAATCTTTAAACATGTTTATCTTAAATTTGCTAATAGTGATTTTTATCAGGCATAAGTATACTTTGATCTATGTATAGATAATTCTCCCTAAAATTATTGCAAAGTtaacaaaatttgttttatttttaattgtaattaGCATTTAGTGTACTGGATTCATGTATGAGGCCAGAAGACATACTTCTTTCATAGGGTAGTTTCCAAAAGAATTGCATTTAGTTacttatgtgtaggtgtgtgcaccacGTAACACGGGAAGATCAGTGAACAACTTTTGGGGGTGGTTCTCTCTTTACACCATGTAGGTCTtaagggattgaacccaggtcatcagacttggtgacaagtgcccttACCTACAAGACCATCTTGCTAGCCCAACTTTTAGATAAAAGTTGTTTCTTGTATGGTGATAATGTTTCAAAAGATGCAATTAgaacacacacataagcaaactGTTATGCTAGCAGTCTATTAACCTTTCACTCATAGCTGCCACCTAGAGAATGAGTGAGGCACACCTCCATTCTAATTTACACACTCCTCACTAAATGGTATCATTTTCTTGGGTTTTTACTTGAAGTGCTTTCCCCTGAAGACACCTTAGATCTgtgaaccccaatttcttttAGTTTATAGTATTTTAGAATTTGAGAACAACTCAATATACCACCCTCCTCctgaaatgttatatatatatatatatatatatatgtataatttaaccTAACAGTAGAGACTTTGTTCAAAGATCCCTGATTTGCAGTTCTGTCAACCTGTTGTGACACTAAAGCCAGTCTTCCTACAGTAAAACAAACTGTTGTATAATTGAAAGTTATTCATGAATTCTGTCCCCGCACCCATATCATGTTACCTGGTTTGGTAGGTGCGGACTGAGAAGGTGGAATCTGCACTGCAAATCTTTGGCTTGTCACTGACACTGGAGTTGGAACTTTATTTGGGACAGATCCTGCTTGTGGGGGTGCTGTAGTTAAAATGAACAGATCATAGCAGTTAGATGacttcttatatatttatattctctaCTCCAAAGCGTACAGAAATACACCTTCAAAGTCTAGAGGGCTCATGGGAGGtgcaaaaatataaatgaaggcagagtaattaaaaaagattttacaATAGGTATTCTTCCTCTGTAATCCCTCTCGGGTTTCTTCCCCTTACTTTTCCTTAGGAAGTATGTGCTaaagaagaaaagtttccttAATTTTAATGattacatctttaaaagaaattatagatTAAGATTTCTAGGTGTTACACTCTAAAGAATGTCTAACAAATGACTTGAAATGTAAAAAAGCAACTGGTAACTGAAGTTGGCTTACTTGCCTGCCACATGTACTTGCTCATTACACCCTGCTGTTTCTtgggcagtggcacacacctgtagccagctagtcaggaagcagagacaggcagaacactTGAGCTTAAGAGTTTGACACAAGCCTGGGCAATATAGTGAGGTAattttcacaaaaacaaaaaagcaaaaatttgaTATTCACTTAATTTGAATACAGGTAAGTAGTATATGACTGAAAAGTTACACAGATTTTATATGTAACATTTTGTTCACTGGAGGTTTTATGTAGGTTATTGGAGATATATACCTCACTAATAACAGCTTTAAAATGCTGGCATGCAAATTCATATCCTGACAATATAGAGAGATGGTTCACACCTCAAAGGTCAAATCACAGCTGGTCAGCATTCCTCAACTGTAATCTGAATACTCAGAAGGCTAGTAAATTTATGGCTAtcctgggggggctggagagatggcttagtggttaggagtactggctgctcttccagatgtcctgagttcaattcccagcaaccacatggtggctcacaaccatctgtaatgagatctggcgccttcctctggcgtgcgggcatacatggaggcagaatgttgtatacatactaaataaataaatctttttttaaaaaaggctatCCTGGGTTACAGATTAAgactcagttttaaaaaaattaattttaggggctggagagatggctcagcggttaagagcattgcctgctcttccaaaggtcctgagttcaattcccagcaaccacatggtggctcacaaccatctgtaatggggtctagtgcccacttctggcctgcaggcatatacacagacagaatattgtatacataataaaataaatcaataaatatttaaaaaaattaattttatactaGACATATAATGACACTGGTAAGACTCAAGTTAAAAGCAGCAAGaaccatgaaattaatacaagggaaaaaggattttttctttttgcaaaacatgaaaaaaaaatcaaaaaatatgaaaaaaatcagaaaacttgttttattttttttaaatcattacatATAAGAGTTCCTAAATACCATTCACTAAATGAACTAAGGCTTAGTTGGAGAAGTGGTTGAGTCTAAAGTTTGGCGAATATAAGATAGTCTTGGAACATCATGTGTCAGAAATGTACGTAGCATGATGGAGACCCATGTCACCCATGCTGGTTCTTGTGCTGGTTTTAAAAGGTAAGTATTAAAACCTATTTTTAACATCCTTGAGCTTTCTTTAGGTTTTAAACTTCCTTGAACTTGTAGCCAGTTTATAGAGATATTTCTTTACATTCTCAGTAAGTAGGTTGCTGGCATGGGTGTATTTGGTGACTTGAAGCACAGAAGGTGGAAACACAAGGTGTTTCTGGAATCACAATTTATACCAACAAGAACTTTGCCAATCTCGTTTGGGATcagtctttgtgttttttttttttgttgttgttgatgattaaaattattaatagCAACACATTGGAGTTTCTGACTCCCATTTTGACTTGGTTATTGTTCAAAGGCACATGCTGAGACATTGTTCTTACTGTCCGGAAAGGCCATTTCCCTCTTTAACTTACCTACATTAGGAGTAGCAGGTCTGCTACTAACACCACTTAATCTAGGCACTAGTCTTCCTTGGTTAGGTCCCTGGGGGATTTAAACACAAGTTTTAATGTTAACATTTGACACCTAAACTTGATGAAAAGCGAAATTATAACTGCTGATGTGAGTTATTAGTGAatgatcaaatgaaaaaaatgtttttttattgtgtttttctttttgtcatgctACTGAAGATTGAACTCTTCTGTTGTAAATCCAATATTTAGAGtttttgcatacatacataatcgTGACCCTATCTAATTCTGCACAAATGGAGACAAATACTAAGTTCCTTGTATTATAATATTGGATTTTAACTAGTCAGTGTTTTAACTGTGCCTAAATTAAAACTGTCTTACAGCAGAATTCCAGAAAACAAAGGTAGCCTAATATGGGGTGTCCTTTTTCAGTGCTGAGACAACCTTAGGTGATATGTCTGAAAAGGTCTAATTACTGATGGCATATCATTTACTTCATTATTGGATCTCACACACCAAAGAAGCTACTAGATGTGGGCATCAGCCCTAGCTTTGCCACTGACTCTATGAGTTCAGGTTCAGTTGTATGATGAGAAAAATTCCCACTGGGttagatgaaaattaaaaaaaaaaaatctaagaattaTTTTAACCTTTACTGTGCTATCTATAAGAACTTTGCTTTTTATTAGTTTAGCTATTATTTCcaccttttaaaaatcataaactaagctgggtagtggtggcgcactcctttaattccagcactcaggaggaagagacaggtctgagttcaaggccagcctggtctacagagtgagttccaggacaggcttcaaagctacagagaaaccctgtctcaaaaaaccaaaccaaaaagccAAACCAGTCTAACTAccccccccctaaaaaaaaacttccctttttttgagataagggattgatgtagctcaggatggccctGAAGatctaaggatggccttgaactcctgatcttcctgcctcagcatccctactgctgggattaaggcatgagcCAGAAATTCTTACCTTTTTAATTAAGGACTTCAGCCTATAGTTTGGAGCTGTTAGGCAGTATCTATCAGGTGGCAGTCTAGGTCCTGCATATGGCTTAATCAGTGGCAAAGGCGTTTGATTTTTCTGCCTTGCAATATCTAgtaaaaactaaaagagaaaaatcctcattagaaatatattttttaaagtgcaaGTAAAAATAACTGTAAATAAATGTTTGCTCACATCTCGTGGGGGAGGAGAGGTAAAGGACTGGTCAGCCCGGCACTGGATTGCCAGTCTCACATCGTCTGCATCAACAGTAGGTTTCTTAGCATGACTTGAATAAATTTTTGCATCATCCAGAATTGTAGTCACATATCCTTTAAGagcaaaataacttttattacatGAAgacatacttacatatatatgtaaatatatatacatataataaatatacacatatataaatactatatatatttatggCTCCTTTTAAAAGGTTCCACTAATTTCTGGAACCTTTTTGTCTTGGTTTTAATAATTGTCCTATTTGCATGGTACTTTAGTTAAGCATGCATGCTATATGTAAACACTGTTGTCCCTTGGGCTCCTTCTTAGTGCTTTACTCATTTCTAGACTGGTAACAGAATATGCTTTAAAGTGTTACAATTATTCATCTTTTCTAATTAACAAGGTCAAAAAATTTTAACTTACGGAAAGCAAATTCCAACATTTGATTT
The sequence above is a segment of the Chionomys nivalis chromosome X, mChiNiv1.1, whole genome shotgun sequence genome. Coding sequences within it:
- the Taf9b gene encoding transcription initiation factor TFIID subunit 9B, encoding MEPSKMAPPKNAPRDALVMAQILKDMGITEYEPRVINQMLEFAFRYVTTILDDAKIYSSHAKKPTVDADDVRLAIQCRADQSFTSPPPRDFLLDIARQKNQTPLPLIKPYAGPRLPPDRYCLTAPNYRLKSLIKKGPNQGRLVPRLSGVSSRPATPNVAPPQAGSVPNKVPTPVSVTSQRFAVQIPPSQSAPTKPAPATTTVQNVLINPSMIGSKNILITTNMVSSQNTASDSKPLKRKHDDDDDSDTM